In the genome of Luteitalea pratensis, the window GCATCGGTGTGGTACGTGGCTGCGGCAGGTGAGCGGGTCTTCGCTGCCGGCGGCAGCGATGCCGTCACACTCTGGAACGAAAATGCCGGTGTGGCTGCCACCGAGGCGTGCCTTGCCCCCCTCGCCAACCCACTCCACGAATCGCGGATTTACGCCATGATGCACATCGCCATCCACGATGCGCTCAACGCCATAGACCGTCGCTCTCGCCCGTACGCGTTCGACGTGCATGCCGAAGCGGGCGCTTCGCCTGATGCGGCTGTTGCTGCGGCGGCGCGAGGGGTGCTCGTCCCGCTCATCGCTCAACTGCCTCTCGAGCTCCACACGCAGGCGTGCATCGATGCAGGCGTCGCAAGCGTTGAAGCCGCCTATACAACGGCGCTCGCCGCAATTCCCGCTGGCGAGGCCAAGGCGCAGGGTATTGTGGTCGGACGGTCTGCGGCTGCCGCCATACTCGACGTGAGGGCGCAGGACGGCGCGGTTGGGCCATTTCTCAACTTCGCGTGCCCGCAGGATACCGATCCCGGCGAGTATCAGTGCACGCCAGGTACTCCGTTCATCGTTTTCGAGGGGTGGGCTGACGTCACCCCCTTCGTCCTGCACCACAGCTCACAGTTCCGCCCGGCACCGCCGTATGCGGTGGACAGGCAGAAGTACACGGCTGATTTCACCGAAGTGAAATCTCTGGGGGGCGATGCCGTCAACACTCCCAGCGCACGCACGGCCGACGAAACCGAAATCGCCCTCTTCTGGTGGGAAAGTTCGCCGCTGAAGTGGAACCGGATTGCGAGAACCGTGTCCGCCGACCGGGGACTCACACTCTGGGAGAACGCCCGGCTGTTCGGGCTGCTCAACATGACGCTTGCGGACGGCTACGTCGCCATGGTCGATTCCAAGAACCACTACAACTACTGGCGACCGGTCACCGCTATTCAGGCCGGGGACACGGATGGCAACCCAGATACCGTCGGCGACCCGACATGGACGCCGTTGCGCGGCACTCCTCCGAATCAGGACTACGCCTCGGGCCACGCGATTGAAGGTGGGGCGGGTGCTGAAGTCTTGAAGCAGTTCTTCGGCACCGACGCGATCAGCTTCCGGGACTGCAGCGCGACGCTACCTGCGGGTAGCACGTGCAGCGATGCGACGCCGGTATTCCGCTCATATGCCAGCTTCTCTCAGGCGGCGGTCGAGAACGCCTATTCGCGCATCCTCATCGGCTTTCACTTCCGAAAATCGGTCGAAGAAGGGAGCGAATACGGACGGCAGATCGGCAAGCGCGCCGCCAACCTCTACCTGCGTCCTGTGCACTGACTGAATTGCGCGAGAGTCGTCAATTCGCCTGACGGTAGCGCTCCGGCAGCACCGTCCGGGACGCGCGGAAGAGGCGAGCGACGATGATCGAGATGCCTGGCGAGTCCCACTGGGCCGTTGTCGGGCCCACGCTCAGTGGTCGTCGCGATTGCGGCGCCGCCCTGCGAGTCCGTTCCCACTTGTGTGTGTCGCTCAGTTGGGGCTGACCGATCGCAGCGACGTCGCCGCACCGACCAATTCACTGCCCAGGCGCCTTTGGGCATTGCCGCGAGAGTCGTTCATTGCAGGGTGTAGTTGAGCGCCCACACGAGCAACAGCACGACAGGGACGTGCACGGCGAACTGCAGGGCGCAGTACCCGAGGATATCGCGCGCCTTGATGCCGAGAATGCCCGGCAGCGGCAACATCCAGAACGGATGGATCAAATTCGCGAGGACGTACGGCGCTTCCACCAGCCATCTAGCTCCCGCCGATGGAATGAACACCCCTAGCGCGGCGGAGTAGATGCCAACGAGCACAAGAAACGTGTGCTCGTTCGACACTGCGACGAAGCCGTGCGCCAGCCTGGATGCGAGCCCTGACTCCGTCATGATGCCAACCGCACCGGCATACAACGGGTACTGCACGAGCACACCACCGACTGACGGCACCGCATCACTCACTGCACGCACAAACGACCTTGGCCGCCAGTGGAGGAGCAGGCCCACCATCAGGAACAAGAATATGTAGCGGTTCAACTGCAGCAGGACAGGTGCGCCGTTCGCGTGCACCTCTCGCCAGGTAGAGTAGCCGAGCGAGCCAACGGCGATCGTCAACAGCGGGCTGTGCTCGAGCCATTCACCGGGATGCTCGACCGATGGACTCGACCCGCGCACGGGCGCGGGTATCACACCCATGCGGCTCATGGTCACGGCATGCTCAGGACGCGGCGCCGAGTAGACGGCGATGACCGTTGACAGTACGATCAGAACGACCGCCATCAAGGCGCTCTGCCACAGCAACAAGGTGTGATTCAGCGGGATCGCACCGCTGATCGCCAGAAGTGACGGCGGCAGTGACGTGGGCGTGGCCATGATGAGCGCAGCTGAGGACGACAGACCCAGTGCCCACACGCTACCCACACCAAGATAGGCGGCGGCACCCAGTGCGCGATAGTCGGCCGTGCTGACGCGCTGGGCGACCTCCCGGGCGAGCAGGCCCGAGCAGACCAAGCTGAAGCTCCACGACACCAGGGAGGAGAGCATCGAGAAGACCGCCACCCAGGCGATCGCGCTCTTTTGCGTCCGCGGCCACGACGCCATGGCCTGAATGGCCCGATGAATCGGCGGTGACGTTGCCGCGACGTATCCCGTCACGAGGATCATCGCCATCTGCATCGTGAACGGCACGAGATCCCAGAACCCCGCGCCAAACCAATCGGCGGCCTGCGTCGGGGACGCGCCGATCGTCAGGCTGGCGAGGAACACGATCACGACGACGAGGAGCGCGAGCGCGAAGGCGTCGGGGAACCAACGCTCGAACCAGGCCGAGAGTCGCAAGCCAACACGCGCGAGCCTGTTCTCACGCGTCTGCGTCATGCGCGCCGTCCGCCGACCAGCACGAAGACCATCAGGCCGGCGCTCCGCTACGTCGGTACCACCCCGACGTCGGTCAGATAGGCGGCCATCGTGCGCGCGAAGTGTGGGAACGCCACCTCAGGCTCTTCGATGTCTGGATGCCACTTCTTCTCCCACTCGAAACAGTAGTAGCCCTTGTAGCCCGCCTTCGCGAGCACGGACACTTGCGCCTTGACCGGCACCTGGCCTGTTCCCGTCAGGACATACCGGCGGTCCGTTCCGTCAGCCTTCGAGTCCTTCAGGTGCGTGTGCCGGACCAGGCGGCCAAGCGCCGCATAGGTGTCGGCCGGCGCCTCGTTCCCGGCGACGAACGTGTGATGTGCGTCCCAGAGGAGGGCGAAGGCCTCCGAATGGACCGCGCGCTCAATCGCGACAAGGTCCTTCGACCGGGTGAAATCACCGTGTGATTCCATCAGCACGGTGACGCCCGCGGGCCTGGCGTGCGCAGCCATCTGCTGGAAGCCCTCGACGACGCGCTTCATGACGTCGTCGCGTGGTTCGCCTTCCGGGAACTTGTCGCCGAACATCCGCACGTACTTCACCTCGAGCGCGTGGGCGAGATCGATGAACCGGCGGCCCTCGTCGAATTGCGCGGCTCGCGTGGCCGGCTCCCTTTCGTGCATGCGGGCGGAGGCGCCGAGGTCCGAGATGACGAGACCGAGCGCCGCGAGATCGTTCCTGGTGGCCGCCCGTCGCGACCCGACGAGCTCGGGGACCTTGGTCAGATCCATTTCGCCCGCCACGCCTCGGAGCTCGAGCGAAGCGTAGCCGAGCTGATCGGCCTGCTCCAGGACGGTCTTCCAGCTCCACGCCGGACACCCCAGCGTCGAGAACCCGATCGGGTACCGCTTCGCCGGACGGGCGCGGAGGATAGCTGGCGCGGCGAGGCCCGCCGTGAGGGCCGTGAGAAACACGCGGCGGTCAGTAGGCATGGAATATCCCCTTTCGAGGCAGATTATAGGCGCGGGGCGTCGCACGGCGACGGACGCAGGGCCGGGGCACTGCAATCCGCGTTGTCTTCGCGCGCGGCGTGGTACCGGCCCACGGAAGCATGACGGCACTTCCCCGTAGGCCTTGCCGTCAAGCACCAGCCTGCCGCTTAACCGCCCGACAAGCGCGCAGCGCCGACCACCGCAAGAGATTGATCGCCGTCTCTTCGGTGGAGGCGGCGGGACCCGGTTCGCGTCCTATCTAGCCCGAGCATGAAATACCCAGGAAAACCCTGCACCATGCCTTCCCAGAGATGCGCGATCTGTCCGCCCCGGAGGCTGACCGGCTCTCCTCCCGCGACCGAGGTCATGTCCCGGCGGCGACACGCGAGTGCTCTTTGGCAGCTACCACTTCCATCTGACGAAGCGGGATGGCACGTGGCGTATCGATGGTTTCCGGTACGCGTTGAGCTATATCCAGGGCAACGGCAACCTCGGCCAGCGCGCATAGCGAACCCAGGTCAAGATGATGAGTGCATACACGAACATCAATCTCTCCGTGGATATCGTCGAGACACGGACCGTCGGCGAAGAGGTCGAGATCATGTGGTACACGGTCGGACAGCGGACCAATGCGACCACAGGTGTCGTGCAGAACTTGCGCAGCGCCAACATGGCGCTGTTCAAGTACGACCAAGCTGGAAAGATGCGGTTCTACCGTGTGTCGAACCACCCGGCCGCGCCAGCCACTCCGTAGATGCGCCGAGAGACGCTGAGCGTTCACGTGACTTCACTGGTCCTGTGGGCTTGATCCGGTTTCGTGGACAGCTCGGCAGGTGGTTACGATTGCGCCAATGGTCCCACGCCCTCGTGGAAGGCGAGTGGTTCGCAAGACGCCTATGGACCGCCATGGTCGCCTCCAGATGTCCCCCCGTGGCGAGACCTTGTTTAGGCGGACAATGCGTCCAGGTCGAGCCATGCACCAACGCCACTGTCTGCCAGCCCGCCGTTCACCATGTCCCAGCTGATCCCCGTCGCCGTCGTCCAGGCTGCCCCCGTGTATTTCAATCGCGAGGCGACGACCGCGAAGGCCGTGGACCTGATTCGCGCGGCGGCCGGTCGCGGCGCGAGACTTATCCTGCTGCCCGAGGCCTTCATACCCGCGTATCCGCGCGGACTTTCGTTTGGCATGGTGGTCGGGAGCCGCTCGCGTGACGGGCGTGAATTGTGGCGCCGGTATTGGGACGCGGCGGTCGAGGTGCCCGGTCCGACGACGCAGGCCATCGGCAAAGCGTGTCGCGAACTCGGGGTGCACGCTGCGGTCGGCGTCGTCGAGCGTGTGCCGGCCGCCGGCGGCACGCTCTACTGCGCCCTCGTCTATTTCGGGCCCGACGGCGAAGTGCTCGCGGTGCATCGGAAACTC includes:
- a CDS encoding vanadium-dependent haloperoxidase, with product MKIQPTRRSIRSGAPLGLLKSLIAVVASVWYVAAAGERVFAAGGSDAVTLWNENAGVAATEACLAPLANPLHESRIYAMMHIAIHDALNAIDRRSRPYAFDVHAEAGASPDAAVAAAARGVLVPLIAQLPLELHTQACIDAGVASVEAAYTTALAAIPAGEAKAQGIVVGRSAAAAILDVRAQDGAVGPFLNFACPQDTDPGEYQCTPGTPFIVFEGWADVTPFVLHHSSQFRPAPPYAVDRQKYTADFTEVKSLGGDAVNTPSARTADETEIALFWWESSPLKWNRIARTVSADRGLTLWENARLFGLLNMTLADGYVAMVDSKNHYNYWRPVTAIQAGDTDGNPDTVGDPTWTPLRGTPPNQDYASGHAIEGGAGAEVLKQFFGTDAISFRDCSATLPAGSTCSDATPVFRSYASFSQAAVENAYSRILIGFHFRKSVEEGSEYGRQIGKRAANLYLRPVH
- a CDS encoding short-chain fatty acid transporter; this translates as MTQTRENRLARVGLRLSAWFERWFPDAFALALLVVVIVFLASLTIGASPTQAADWFGAGFWDLVPFTMQMAMILVTGYVAATSPPIHRAIQAMASWPRTQKSAIAWVAVFSMLSSLVSWSFSLVCSGLLAREVAQRVSTADYRALGAAAYLGVGSVWALGLSSSAALIMATPTSLPPSLLAISGAIPLNHTLLLWQSALMAVVLIVLSTVIAVYSAPRPEHAVTMSRMGVIPAPVRGSSPSVEHPGEWLEHSPLLTIAVGSLGYSTWREVHANGAPVLLQLNRYIFLFLMVGLLLHWRPRSFVRAVSDAVPSVGGVLVQYPLYAGAVGIMTESGLASRLAHGFVAVSNEHTFLVLVGIYSAALGVFIPSAGARWLVEAPYVLANLIHPFWMLPLPGILGIKARDILGYCALQFAVHVPVVLLLVWALNYTLQ
- a CDS encoding sugar phosphate isomerase/epimerase family protein, producing the protein MPTDRRVFLTALTAGLAAPAILRARPAKRYPIGFSTLGCPAWSWKTVLEQADQLGYASLELRGVAGEMDLTKVPELVGSRRAATRNDLAALGLVISDLGASARMHEREPATRAAQFDEGRRFIDLAHALEVKYVRMFGDKFPEGEPRDDVMKRVVEGFQQMAAHARPAGVTVLMESHGDFTRSKDLVAIERAVHSEAFALLWDAHHTFVAGNEAPADTYAALGRLVRHTHLKDSKADGTDRRYVLTGTGQVPVKAQVSVLAKAGYKGYYCFEWEKKWHPDIEEPEVAFPHFARTMAAYLTDVGVVPT